The Candidatus Phaeomarinobacter ectocarpi genome includes a region encoding these proteins:
- the ftsL gene encoding cell division protein FtsL, producing MMRVVNTAAIMITLALAFALYHVKYETQAEQKQIRALTADLATEQDAIQVLRAEWSLLNQPERLEQLVKRHTQLQPLAPAQIVTMADLPARPKALPGLEADPSLGGYAGVGGMTGPDIQ from the coding sequence ATGATGCGTGTCGTCAACACTGCTGCCATCATGATCACGCTGGCACTAGCCTTTGCGCTTTATCACGTGAAATACGAGACGCAGGCGGAGCAGAAGCAAATTCGTGCGCTGACGGCTGACCTGGCCACGGAACAGGATGCCATTCAGGTGCTGCGTGCCGAGTGGAGCCTGCTGAACCAGCCTGAACGTCTGGAACAACTCGTCAAACGTCACACGCAGCTGCAGCCACTTGCCCCTGCACAGATTGTCACCATGGCGGATCTGCCCGCGCGTCCCAAGGCGTTGCCGGGTCTGGAAGCTGATCCATCGCTTGGCGGCTATGCCGGTGTTGGCGGCATGACCGGGCCGGATATTCAGTGA
- a CDS encoding peptidoglycan D,D-transpeptidase FtsI family protein — protein sequence MNASPQSKAWVTIDLDAPTAAVSGPRTSSASDAPQGFDVLELEFTGTKAQAAENGRNRMALLAACFLAAFVILGMRVLELTLADAPQMTVRSAPVQSGPIHRASITDRNGNVLATDVAVPSLYVDARKVIEPVATADALLTVLPDLNREKLISQLTSGRAFQWIKRQLGPRQQAAVHALGLPGIAFKREPKRVYPKAMSAAHVLGYVDMDNTGIAGIERGLDDLIRQADDYNEAMPIVLSLDMGVQHAVEEELARAMETFSAKSAAGIVLDVHTGEVRALASLPDYDPNAPMASDDKARFNTATRAVYEMGSTFKVFTAAIALDAGVATLSSRYDARQPLKVSGHTIHDYHAEERWLTVPEVVMHSSNIGTAKMAMDIGVDQHKEYLARLGLLDRPALEIPEVAQPLKPRQWHEVETMTISFGHGLAVSPLQLAAAGSAIANGGFKVSPTLLAMRDREPKRERVLDTRTANDVVDLMRMVVSEGTGSKADVPGYEVAGKTGTAEKPGRGGYKKNQLITSFLSVFPASAPEYLVLVLLDEPRATKDTYGYATAGWNAAPTAGNVIRRVAPILGVSPVKTRMPGPAIVEAGLVR from the coding sequence ATGAACGCATCACCACAATCCAAAGCCTGGGTCACTATTGACCTTGATGCCCCCACCGCAGCGGTATCGGGGCCGAGGACCTCTTCAGCAAGTGATGCCCCACAAGGGTTTGATGTGCTGGAGCTGGAGTTCACCGGCACCAAGGCGCAAGCGGCGGAAAACGGTCGCAATCGAATGGCACTTCTGGCGGCCTGCTTCCTGGCCGCCTTCGTCATTCTTGGGATGCGTGTTCTTGAGCTTACGCTTGCGGACGCACCGCAAATGACCGTGCGCAGCGCGCCTGTGCAATCGGGCCCCATTCATCGCGCGTCGATCACGGACCGCAACGGCAATGTGTTGGCGACAGATGTTGCGGTGCCTTCGCTCTATGTGGACGCGCGCAAAGTCATCGAGCCTGTTGCAACAGCTGACGCATTGTTGACGGTGCTGCCGGACCTCAATCGCGAAAAACTGATTTCGCAGCTCACAAGCGGGCGGGCCTTCCAGTGGATCAAGCGTCAGCTTGGCCCCCGGCAGCAGGCTGCCGTGCATGCGCTTGGCTTGCCGGGTATCGCCTTCAAGCGCGAGCCAAAGCGGGTGTACCCCAAGGCGATGTCAGCCGCGCATGTACTCGGTTATGTGGACATGGACAACACCGGCATCGCGGGCATTGAGCGCGGGCTTGATGATCTGATCCGCCAGGCCGACGACTACAATGAAGCGATGCCCATCGTGCTGTCGCTCGACATGGGCGTTCAGCATGCAGTGGAAGAAGAACTCGCCCGTGCCATGGAGACGTTCAGCGCGAAGAGTGCGGCGGGCATCGTTCTGGATGTGCATACCGGTGAAGTGCGTGCTCTCGCATCGCTTCCGGACTACGACCCCAATGCACCCATGGCCTCTGACGACAAGGCGCGGTTCAATACGGCCACCCGGGCCGTCTATGAAATGGGTTCCACCTTCAAGGTGTTTACGGCCGCCATCGCGCTTGATGCGGGTGTCGCGACACTGTCCTCACGCTACGATGCGCGCCAGCCGCTGAAAGTGTCCGGTCATACGATCCATGACTACCACGCCGAAGAGCGCTGGCTGACCGTGCCTGAAGTTGTCATGCATTCGTCCAATATCGGCACCGCCAAGATGGCTATGGACATCGGTGTTGATCAGCACAAGGAGTATCTGGCCCGTCTTGGACTGCTGGACCGTCCAGCGCTTGAAATTCCAGAAGTGGCGCAGCCGCTCAAGCCGCGGCAGTGGCATGAGGTTGAGACCATGACGATTTCCTTTGGTCATGGCCTTGCTGTATCGCCGCTGCAACTGGCCGCTGCAGGATCCGCCATCGCCAATGGTGGGTTCAAGGTATCTCCCACGCTCCTGGCGATGCGCGACCGTGAGCCCAAGCGTGAGCGGGTGCTGGACACGCGCACTGCCAATGATGTGGTTGATCTGATGCGCATGGTCGTGTCCGAAGGCACGGGCAGCAAGGCGGATGTGCCGGGCTATGAAGTCGCCGGCAAGACCGGGACAGCCGAAAAACCGGGCCGCGGCGGATACAAGAAAAACCAATTGATCACATCGTTCCTGTCAGTGTTTCCAGCGTCTGCGCCTGAATATCTCGTGCTTGTGCTGCTGGATGAGCCGCGGGCAACGAAAGATACCTATGGCTATGCGACGGCCGGCTGGAACGCTGCTCCAACAGCCGGCAACGTCATTCGCCGCGTAGCGCCTATTCTTGGCGTCAGCCCTGTGAAGACCCGGATGCCGGGCCCTGCCATCGTTGAAGCCGGATTGGTGAGGTAG
- a CDS encoding UDP-N-acetylmuramoylalanyl-D-glutamyl-2,6-diaminopimelate--D-alanyl-D-alanine ligase, with the protein MTSKPATPLWTAQDAATAMGAPLLGNADWQAHGISMDTRTLQPGDLFFALLGDGNDGHDYVAQALDKGAACAVISRPVDGLKPDAPLVQVEDTLKALENLGLAARARSSARICAVTGSVGKTGTKEGLLHILSGQGRTHASVASYNNHIGVPITLARMPADAQFGIFEIGMNHANEISPLVKMVRPEAVIITTVEAVHIENFGSVEEIADAKAEIFDGLQAGGTAILNQDNPHFDRLRSRALACGAGKIIAFGKAELADARVTRMSLQSDASYVTASICDHEMTYKLGVPGEHIVMNSLAMLACVHELGADLALAGLALGKLLPPEGRGSRIEIDVPRGSFLIIDESYNANPTSMSAVMQALGNTPPGPRGRRIAVVGDMLELGDQGPADHAGLKEPIAENDVDLVFACGPLMENLWDVLPTGVRGAYADTSAELAPRVADEIAPGDVVMIKGSLGSRMAVVLNALKDLGPETQSNKNTKEELV; encoded by the coding sequence ATGACCTCTAAGCCCGCCACACCACTTTGGACTGCGCAGGATGCGGCAACAGCCATGGGCGCGCCGCTGCTCGGCAATGCTGACTGGCAGGCCCACGGCATCTCTATGGATACCCGTACGCTGCAACCCGGCGACCTCTTTTTTGCCCTGCTGGGCGATGGCAATGACGGGCATGACTATGTGGCGCAGGCGCTGGACAAAGGGGCTGCCTGTGCCGTGATTTCTCGTCCCGTAGATGGCCTGAAGCCGGATGCACCGCTTGTGCAGGTGGAGGACACCCTGAAGGCGCTTGAAAATCTGGGGCTTGCCGCCCGGGCGCGCAGCAGCGCCCGCATCTGTGCGGTGACAGGGTCAGTCGGCAAGACCGGTACAAAGGAAGGCCTGCTTCATATTCTAAGCGGGCAGGGCCGGACCCATGCGTCCGTTGCCTCCTACAACAATCATATCGGGGTGCCGATTACGCTTGCCCGCATGCCGGCGGATGCCCAGTTCGGCATCTTTGAAATCGGCATGAACCACGCCAACGAAATTTCGCCACTGGTGAAAATGGTGCGGCCTGAAGCAGTCATCATCACAACCGTTGAAGCTGTCCACATCGAGAATTTCGGTTCGGTTGAAGAGATCGCCGACGCCAAGGCTGAGATTTTTGACGGGTTGCAGGCCGGTGGAACCGCGATCCTCAATCAGGACAATCCGCATTTCGACCGGCTCAGGTCACGGGCTCTGGCGTGTGGAGCCGGGAAGATCATCGCCTTTGGCAAAGCGGAATTGGCAGACGCCCGGGTGACACGCATGTCGCTCCAATCAGATGCGTCGTATGTGACCGCATCGATCTGTGACCATGAGATGACCTACAAGCTGGGCGTGCCGGGCGAGCACATTGTGATGAACTCGCTGGCCATGCTGGCCTGCGTCCACGAGCTGGGCGCTGATCTGGCTTTGGCCGGTCTTGCGCTTGGTAAGCTGCTGCCACCGGAGGGGCGGGGCAGTCGCATTGAAATTGACGTGCCGCGCGGGTCCTTCCTCATTATTGATGAAAGCTACAACGCCAACCCGACTTCGATGAGCGCCGTCATGCAGGCTTTGGGCAATACGCCTCCGGGTCCACGTGGTCGCCGCATTGCGGTGGTGGGAGACATGTTGGAACTGGGCGACCAGGGTCCCGCAGACCATGCCGGCCTGAAAGAGCCGATTGCTGAAAACGATGTCGATCTCGTGTTTGCCTGCGGTCCCCTGATGGAAAATCTCTGGGACGTTTTGCCAACCGGCGTTCGCGGTGCCTATGCGGATACCTCGGCTGAACTCGCGCCACGCGTGGCAGATGAAATTGCGCCCGGCGATGTCGTGATGATCAAGGGGTCGCTCGGCAGCCGCATGGCAGTTGTCCTCAACGCCCTCAAAGACCTGGGGCCCGAGACCCAATCCAATAAGAACACCAAAGAGGAGCTGGTCTGA
- a CDS encoding division/cell wall cluster transcriptional repressor MraZ, which translates to MLLILVVPAAVSGGFAVALFVSTYENKVDKKGRVSVPAAFRKALEGESFDGIYCFEHLSKPCIQGGGHSYIEMLQSAIEQVFDPLTDDQDDFATTLLSGSTPLALDGDGRVTLTKDLIETGGFGETVVFVGMGDSFEIWEPKSFAEHRAHARRRAAEKRALLLRPRKASEGGTA; encoded by the coding sequence GTGCTGCTGATCCTTGTGGTTCCAGCGGCTGTATCAGGGGGCTTTGCAGTGGCGTTGTTCGTCTCGACCTATGAGAACAAGGTCGACAAGAAAGGCCGGGTTTCGGTGCCTGCGGCATTCCGCAAGGCGCTGGAAGGCGAGTCCTTTGACGGCATCTATTGCTTTGAGCACCTCTCCAAGCCCTGCATTCAGGGCGGCGGCCACAGCTATATCGAGATGCTCCAATCCGCCATCGAGCAGGTGTTTGACCCGCTCACCGATGACCAGGATGATTTTGCGACAACGCTGCTCTCCGGTTCCACGCCCTTGGCACTGGATGGCGACGGACGCGTGACGCTCACCAAGGACCTGATTGAGACCGGCGGCTTTGGCGAGACGGTGGTTTTTGTCGGCATGGGCGACAGCTTTGAAATCTGGGAACCCAAATCCTTTGCTGAGCATCGTGCTCATGCCCGCCGCCGTGCTGCTGAAAAGCGCGCGCTGCTGCTGCGTCCGCGCAAGGCTTCGGAAGGAGGCACTGCATGA
- the rsmH gene encoding 16S rRNA (cytosine(1402)-N(4))-methyltransferase RsmH yields the protein MNDIAASAQNEPHVPVMLNQVLDALVPHAGGIYVDGTFGNGGYTRGMLDAADDARIVAIDRDPNAIEAGQVLVDSSSGRLALVTGCFGDMGDLVPPVLRAWQAGAPDGIALDLGVSSMQLDQAERGFSFRNDGPLDMRMDAGSGDTPSAADVVNTYEPRDLAQIFKVLGEERQAKRIANAIVRRREDEPFTRTADLADLVSRVIGGKPQRIHPATRVFQALRIYVNDELGELARGLIAAEKLLAEGGRLAVVSFHSLEDRVVKRFFASRAGAVSNPSRHMPEAQSGPAPSFKLLTRKAQEPTEDEINRNPRARSAKLRSVERTGAPVHAVDASDAGMVALGLPRMMSGVLDAHAGAGGAS from the coding sequence ATGAACGACATTGCAGCCTCCGCCCAAAACGAACCACATGTGCCGGTGATGCTGAATCAGGTGCTCGACGCGCTGGTGCCGCATGCGGGCGGCATCTATGTGGATGGCACTTTCGGCAATGGCGGCTATACGCGCGGCATGCTTGATGCGGCCGACGATGCCCGCATCGTTGCGATTGATCGCGACCCTAATGCCATCGAAGCTGGACAGGTGCTTGTTGATAGCTCCTCAGGCCGGTTGGCATTGGTCACGGGATGTTTCGGTGACATGGGTGATCTGGTCCCGCCGGTGCTGCGCGCGTGGCAGGCAGGCGCGCCGGACGGCATTGCGCTTGATCTTGGCGTGTCCTCCATGCAGCTCGATCAGGCCGAGCGGGGGTTTTCTTTCCGCAATGATGGCCCCCTTGATATGCGCATGGACGCAGGCTCGGGCGACACGCCAAGTGCTGCGGACGTGGTCAACACCTACGAGCCGCGTGACCTGGCCCAGATCTTCAAAGTGCTGGGTGAGGAACGTCAGGCCAAGCGTATTGCGAATGCCATTGTGCGTCGTCGCGAGGACGAGCCCTTTACCCGTACTGCTGACCTCGCAGACCTTGTGTCTCGCGTCATCGGCGGCAAGCCGCAGCGGATTCATCCGGCCACACGGGTGTTTCAGGCGCTGCGCATCTACGTCAATGACGAATTGGGCGAACTGGCACGCGGGTTGATCGCCGCAGAAAAACTGCTGGCAGAAGGCGGTCGACTGGCCGTCGTTTCCTTCCATTCATTGGAAGACCGCGTGGTGAAGCGCTTCTTTGCCTCTCGTGCCGGCGCGGTCTCCAACCCGTCCCGGCATATGCCCGAAGCACAGTCCGGTCCGGCACCTTCGTTCAAACTGCTGACGCGCAAGGCGCAGGAACCGACAGAAGACGAGATCAACCGCAACCCGCGTGCGCGGTCTGCCAAGCTGCGGTCAGTGGAACGCACGGGTGCGCCGGTGCATGCGGTGGATGCAAGTGACGCGGGCATGGTTGCTCTTGGTTTGCCGCGCATGATGAGCGGTGTTCTTGATGCCCATGCGGGTGCTGGAGGTGCGTCATGA
- a CDS encoding UDP-N-acetylmuramoyl-L-alanyl-D-glutamate--2,6-diaminopimelate ligase — MDLAHLLGARVSIPQGAGTIDITGLTEDSRKVKPGFLFAALPGTQVDGAKFIPKACEQGAVAILAPPGTDMPADYPDVTLIADRNPRRRFALAAANFYHAQPHTAVAVTGTNGKTSVASFVRQIWERLGTPAASIGTLGVMTAGETRKLIHTTPDPVTLHAALAELAAEGIQAVAVEASSHGLVQHRLDGVELTAAAFTNISRDHMDYHETFEDYAYAKMRLFGEVLPPGGTVVLNADAPLSKEIAAVCWARAQKVISVGFEGTTLKLEKLTPTAHGQNLTVLHEGRSHDISLPLVGDFQASNALVAVGLVAAAGAPVDRAVAALSSLEGAAGRLEMMGTSKTGAAAYVDYAHTPDALETAITALRPHTAGRLVVVFGCGGDRDAGKRPQMGEIAVRLADAAIVTDDNPRSEDAAAIRADIMAAAPGARDIGDRAQAIKAGLEGLGEGDVLLVAGKGHETGQIVGDEVRPFDDRAQVKAALQDVREGA, encoded by the coding sequence ATGGATCTGGCTCACCTCCTCGGCGCACGTGTCTCCATCCCTCAAGGGGCTGGCACAATCGATATCACGGGTCTCACCGAAGACAGCCGCAAGGTAAAGCCTGGCTTCCTGTTTGCTGCCTTGCCGGGTACGCAGGTGGATGGTGCCAAGTTTATTCCCAAGGCGTGCGAGCAGGGGGCCGTTGCCATTCTTGCGCCGCCGGGAACGGACATGCCTGCTGACTATCCGGATGTGACGCTGATTGCAGACCGCAATCCGCGCCGCCGGTTTGCGCTGGCAGCGGCCAACTTCTACCACGCTCAGCCGCATACAGCGGTTGCAGTGACAGGCACCAATGGCAAGACGTCGGTTGCTTCTTTTGTGCGGCAGATCTGGGAGCGGCTGGGGACGCCAGCGGCCTCCATCGGCACGCTGGGTGTGATGACAGCCGGCGAAACGCGCAAGCTCATTCACACAACGCCCGACCCGGTGACACTCCATGCTGCCCTCGCGGAGCTTGCTGCGGAAGGCATTCAGGCGGTCGCTGTTGAAGCCTCCAGCCATGGACTGGTGCAGCATCGTCTGGATGGTGTCGAGCTGACCGCGGCTGCCTTTACCAATATCAGCCGCGACCACATGGATTATCACGAGACGTTCGAGGACTACGCCTACGCCAAGATGCGTCTGTTCGGCGAAGTGCTGCCGCCTGGCGGCACTGTTGTGCTGAACGCCGATGCGCCGCTCTCCAAGGAGATTGCTGCGGTGTGTTGGGCGCGGGCTCAAAAAGTCATCTCGGTCGGATTTGAAGGCACGACCCTGAAGCTCGAAAAGCTGACGCCGACAGCCCATGGTCAGAACCTGACTGTGCTGCATGAAGGTCGGTCGCATGACATTTCACTGCCGCTGGTGGGCGACTTTCAGGCATCCAATGCGCTGGTCGCTGTCGGCCTCGTGGCTGCAGCCGGAGCACCGGTTGACCGCGCGGTTGCCGCCTTGTCCTCCCTTGAAGGCGCTGCAGGCCGCCTTGAGATGATGGGAACCTCAAAGACGGGCGCTGCAGCCTATGTGGATTATGCTCATACGCCTGATGCCCTTGAGACCGCCATCACAGCCCTGCGGCCCCATACGGCCGGTCGGCTGGTCGTCGTATTTGGGTGTGGTGGTGACCGTGATGCGGGCAAGCGTCCGCAGATGGGCGAGATCGCTGTCCGCCTCGCGGATGCGGCCATCGTGACCGACGACAATCCGCGCTCGGAAGATGCGGCGGCCATTCGTGCTGACATCATGGCAGCAGCTCCCGGTGCGCGGGACATTGGTGATCGGGCGCAGGCGATAAAGGCGGGTCTTGAGGGTCTGGGTGAGGGCGATGTCTTGCTTGTTGCCGGCAAGGGTCATGAAACCGGCCAGATTGTGGGCGATGAGGTCCGTCCATTTGATGATCGCGCGCAGGTCAAGGCTGCGCTGCAAGATGTTCGGGAGGGTGCGTAA
- the ftsW gene encoding putative lipid II flippase FtsW, which translates to MIRLARTDKSAIAQWWWTVDRWTFAALILLLGLGTVMSLAASPAVATRIGLEPYHFFYRHLIYLVPALLIMFGVSLLSPRGVRRLATLIFAGALVLMVATLLIGPEIKGATRWLYVGPFSLQPSEFAKAGFVVVCAWMFAEGSNRESGMPGNTIAAALWIATIGILVMQPDFGQALLVTGTWGALFFLAGIPWVWIVLLASLAVAGAYGAYIMMPHVASRIDRFLDPASGDTYQIDTALDAFSRGGFLGMGPGEGTIKRVLPDAHTDYIYAVTAEEFGALMCLLVLAIFGFVVLRSFARVMGETDKFVQLSACGLAVLFGVQSIINLGVNLNLLPAKGMTLPFVSYGGSSLIALAISMGMLLSLTRRRVGSQAALTARIIPGLRQARLAGGVA; encoded by the coding sequence ATGATCCGTCTTGCCCGCACAGACAAAAGCGCGATCGCCCAATGGTGGTGGACGGTTGACCGCTGGACGTTTGCCGCCTTGATCCTGCTGCTGGGTCTGGGGACCGTCATGTCGCTTGCCGCAAGTCCGGCTGTGGCGACACGCATTGGTCTCGAGCCTTATCATTTCTTCTACCGGCATCTCATTTACCTGGTGCCGGCTCTGCTGATCATGTTCGGGGTTTCCCTGCTGAGCCCACGCGGCGTGCGGCGTCTGGCGACACTCATTTTTGCAGGTGCCCTTGTTCTTATGGTTGCCACCCTGCTGATCGGCCCGGAGATCAAAGGTGCGACCCGCTGGCTATATGTGGGCCCATTCTCGTTGCAGCCTTCAGAGTTTGCGAAGGCCGGTTTTGTGGTTGTCTGCGCGTGGATGTTCGCTGAGGGCAGCAACCGTGAGTCCGGCATGCCCGGCAACACCATTGCGGCGGCGTTGTGGATTGCGACGATTGGTATTCTGGTCATGCAGCCGGACTTTGGTCAGGCGCTGCTGGTGACCGGCACGTGGGGCGCGCTGTTTTTTCTGGCCGGTATTCCCTGGGTCTGGATTGTGCTTCTGGCCTCACTGGCGGTGGCCGGTGCCTATGGCGCCTACATCATGATGCCGCATGTGGCGAGCCGTATTGACCGGTTTCTTGATCCAGCCTCCGGTGACACCTATCAGATTGACACAGCGCTTGATGCGTTTTCGCGAGGTGGCTTCCTCGGCATGGGGCCCGGCGAAGGCACGATCAAGCGTGTGCTGCCGGATGCGCATACAGATTACATCTACGCGGTGACCGCTGAGGAGTTTGGGGCATTGATGTGCCTTCTCGTACTCGCCATTTTCGGTTTCGTTGTGCTGCGGTCCTTTGCCCGCGTCATGGGTGAGACGGATAAATTCGTGCAGCTGTCAGCTTGCGGTCTTGCAGTGCTCTTTGGTGTGCAGTCGATCATCAACCTGGGTGTGAACCTCAATCTGCTCCCGGCAAAAGGCATGACGTTGCCGTTCGTTTCCTATGGTGGGTCGTCCTTAATCGCGCTGGCCATCTCTATGGGCATGCTTCTTTCTCTGACCCGGCGCCGCGTTGGTAGTCAGGCAGCGTTGACCGCGCGAATTATCCCGGGACTGCGCCAGGCACGGCTGGCTGGAGGTGTGGCATGA
- the mraY gene encoding phospho-N-acetylmuramoyl-pentapeptide-transferase, translating to MLYLLFADLADQVSFFNVFRYITFRTGGATMTALLVAFLMGPAFIRWLKKKQKQGQPIREDGPQSHIVAKAGTPTMGGGLILMSIVVATLLWADLTNGYVWAVLGVTVGFGLVGFADDYRKVTRASHAGVSGRVRLAIEFGIAFVAVVFMMQLSTDGLGGAVAVPFFKDVLIQLGLFYIVFGGLVIVGASNAVNLTDGLDGLAIVPVMIAAASFGLIAYLIGNAVFSDYLQIHFVLGTGELAIICGAIIGAGLGFLWFNAPPAMVFMGDTGSLALGGAIGSMAVATKHELVLVIIGGLFVVEALSVIVQVASFKLTGKRVFKMAPIHHHFEQLGWAEPTIVIRFWIVAIILAMIGLSTLKLR from the coding sequence ATGCTCTACCTATTGTTTGCTGATCTGGCTGATCAGGTCTCCTTCTTCAACGTGTTCCGCTACATCACGTTTAGAACAGGTGGCGCCACGATGACGGCGCTGCTGGTGGCCTTCTTGATGGGCCCGGCGTTCATCCGCTGGTTGAAGAAGAAACAGAAACAGGGCCAGCCCATTCGGGAAGACGGCCCGCAGAGCCATATCGTGGCCAAGGCCGGTACGCCGACCATGGGCGGCGGGCTGATCCTCATGTCGATCGTCGTTGCGACCCTGCTGTGGGCTGATCTCACCAATGGATATGTCTGGGCGGTGCTGGGTGTCACGGTTGGTTTTGGTCTCGTGGGTTTTGCCGACGACTACCGCAAGGTGACGCGAGCAAGCCATGCGGGCGTCTCCGGCCGTGTGCGGCTGGCGATCGAGTTTGGCATCGCATTTGTTGCTGTTGTCTTCATGATGCAGCTGTCAACAGATGGACTTGGCGGGGCTGTTGCCGTCCCCTTCTTCAAGGATGTGCTGATCCAGCTTGGTCTGTTCTACATCGTCTTTGGTGGCCTGGTGATTGTGGGCGCGTCGAACGCGGTCAATCTGACAGACGGTCTAGATGGTCTGGCGATTGTGCCGGTCATGATTGCGGCCGCCAGCTTTGGCCTCATAGCCTATCTCATCGGCAATGCGGTGTTCTCGGATTATCTGCAGATCCATTTCGTGCTGGGCACCGGTGAGCTTGCCATTATCTGTGGAGCCATAATCGGTGCGGGCCTTGGCTTCCTCTGGTTCAATGCGCCACCGGCCATGGTGTTCATGGGCGATACCGGCTCGCTCGCTCTGGGCGGTGCCATCGGCTCCATGGCTGTTGCCACCAAGCATGAGCTTGTTCTGGTTATCATCGGTGGCCTGTTCGTGGTGGAAGCGCTGTCCGTCATCGTGCAGGTCGCGTCCTTCAAGCTGACCGGCAAGCGCGTCTTCAAGATGGCGCCCATCCACCATCACTTTGAGCAGCTTGGCTGGGCTGAGCCCACCATCGTTATCCGTTTTTGGATCGTCGCCATCATCCTGGCGATGATCGGCCTTTCCACCCTCAAGCTTCGATAG
- the murD gene encoding UDP-N-acetylmuramoyl-L-alanine--D-glutamate ligase: MIPVPGFEAKRVAMFGLGRTGLGVARALEAGGATVLCWDDGEARREEAQSEGLELHDLYNADWSQIEALVLSPGVPLTHPAPHALVLAAKAAEVPVIGDMELFQRALDASGKRARMVAVTGTNGKSTTTALIGHLIRQAGGNAQIGGNIGRAVLDLDPPEDQTVYVIEISSYQLDLAPGFRPDVAVLLNITPDHLDRHGNFENYVAIKDRIFANQTARGYAVFGIDSEPVARLCTSRCGQQAAAGSNEGGPKVIPISARKSLGRGVYVLGGKIYHSRSSRVEEGADLNGITTLQGSHNWENAAAAFAAVRVLGIDPAKIADGLKRFPGLAHRMEQVGEHDGVRFINDSKATNADAAARALATYDKIYWIAGGVAKAGGIEPLAEYFPKVAKAYLIGNSAQDFAATLDGRVKHTLSGTLDEAVLQAAHDAAKDENAVVLLSPACASFDQFPDFEKRGDAFRDAVRALAQSSDKAKQGGGAAA; the protein is encoded by the coding sequence ATGATCCCCGTTCCAGGATTTGAAGCAAAACGAGTAGCGATGTTCGGCCTTGGTCGGACAGGGCTCGGTGTTGCGCGTGCCCTGGAAGCCGGGGGTGCGACGGTGCTGTGCTGGGACGACGGAGAAGCCCGGCGCGAAGAAGCACAGTCCGAAGGTCTTGAGCTGCATGATCTGTACAATGCAGATTGGTCACAGATTGAAGCGTTGGTTCTAAGTCCGGGTGTTCCTCTGACGCATCCGGCACCGCACGCTCTTGTGCTTGCAGCCAAAGCAGCCGAGGTGCCTGTCATTGGTGACATGGAACTGTTCCAGCGGGCGCTTGATGCCTCAGGCAAACGGGCGCGCATGGTTGCGGTGACCGGTACCAATGGCAAATCAACGACGACGGCGCTGATCGGACACCTGATCCGGCAAGCAGGCGGTAATGCGCAGATTGGTGGCAATATCGGTCGCGCTGTGCTGGACCTCGACCCGCCGGAAGACCAAACGGTCTATGTCATCGAGATTTCGTCCTACCAGCTTGATCTGGCGCCGGGCTTTCGCCCGGATGTAGCTGTGCTGCTGAACATCACGCCGGACCATCTTGATCGCCACGGCAACTTTGAAAACTACGTTGCCATCAAGGATCGGATTTTTGCCAACCAGACAGCCCGTGGATATGCGGTGTTCGGCATCGACAGTGAACCGGTGGCGCGCCTGTGCACCAGCCGATGTGGTCAACAGGCTGCGGCTGGATCAAATGAAGGCGGCCCAAAAGTGATTCCGATTTCGGCGCGCAAGTCGCTGGGCCGGGGCGTCTATGTGCTTGGTGGCAAGATTTATCATTCCCGCTCAAGCCGCGTGGAAGAAGGTGCGGACCTGAACGGCATCACCACCCTGCAGGGATCTCACAACTGGGAAAATGCTGCTGCGGCCTTTGCCGCCGTTCGTGTGCTGGGCATTGACCCCGCCAAGATCGCCGATGGGCTGAAGCGGTTCCCGGGTCTGGCCCATCGCATGGAGCAGGTCGGTGAACATGATGGTGTGCGCTTCATAAATGACAGCAAGGCGACGAACGCAGATGCTGCGGCACGTGCTCTGGCTACCTATGACAAGATTTACTGGATTGCCGGTGGCGTTGCCAAGGCGGGGGGGATTGAGCCGCTTGCTGAGTACTTCCCAAAAGTTGCCAAGGCCTATCTGATCGGAAATTCAGCACAGGACTTTGCGGCCACTTTGGATGGGCGCGTCAAACACACGCTTTCAGGAACCCTCGACGAAGCGGTGCTGCAGGCAGCCCATGATGCCGCCAAGGACGAAAATGCCGTGGTGCTGCTGTCGCCTGCCTGTGCGTCCTTTGATCAATTCCCGGATTTTGAGAAGCGTGGCGATGCGTTTCGCGATGCTGTGCGTGCTCTGGCTCAGTCGTCTGACAAGGCGAAACAGGGCGGGGGGGCAGCTGCATGA